A genomic window from Archaeoglobus profundus DSM 5631 includes:
- the dsrO gene encoding sulfate reduction electron transfer complex DsrMKJOP subunit DsrO: MVSRRKFLLLTMAGATAIATGKALELDEKKESELSKYEWAMVIDVEKCTECMKSRGGFGARPPCVEECAKANNVPRSEKYDYDLIRIYEVRVTEDAEPLYFPVMCQECEHPGCVQVCLTQASYKREDGIVVVDLHRCIGCRYCMIACPYNARRFLFEPPEEHLTVVNPEAPMRKHGVVMKCEFCLWKIDRERAEGKDPKPVCVEACPYNALIFGNLKDPNSEVSKIIKTSRVITLRANLGTNPKVKYKL, translated from the coding sequence ATGGTATCAAGACGTAAGTTCCTACTGTTAACGATGGCAGGAGCTACAGCGATCGCGACTGGTAAGGCTCTTGAGCTTGATGAAAAAAAGGAGAGTGAACTTTCAAAATACGAGTGGGCTATGGTCATCGATGTCGAGAAATGTACAGAGTGCATGAAATCGAGAGGTGGTTTTGGAGCCAGACCACCATGTGTTGAAGAGTGTGCTAAAGCTAACAATGTCCCAAGAAGTGAAAAGTACGATTACGATCTCATAAGAATTTACGAGGTCAGAGTTACGGAGGATGCAGAACCGCTCTACTTCCCTGTAATGTGTCAGGAGTGCGAACATCCCGGCTGTGTCCAAGTCTGTTTGACTCAGGCAAGCTATAAGAGAGAGGATGGAATAGTTGTCGTAGACCTCCACAGATGCATAGGATGTAGGTACTGCATGATTGCATGTCCTTATAACGCCAGAAGATTCCTCTTTGAGCCACCAGAAGAACATCTAACGGTCGTAAATCCTGAAGCTCCTATGAGAAAGCACGGTGTAGTAATGAAATGCGAGTTCTGCCTGTGGAAGATAGATAGAGAGAGAGCTGAGGGTAAAGATCCTAAGCCAGTGTGCGTTGAGGCTTGTCCCTACAACGCTCTGATTTTCGGAAACCTCAAAGATCCAAACAGTGAGGTCTCCAAGATAATCAAGACATCTAGGGTTATCACTCTAAGAGCAAACTTGGGAACAAATCCCAAGGTTAAATACAAGTTGTGA